One Spiroplasma endosymbiont of Dioctria linearis DNA segment encodes these proteins:
- a CDS encoding phosphatase PAP2 family protein — translation MLKNKYLILTLFLVILTFFILSSIFDLRISKLVNENLNKTWFTSVFDTYGRVCLFFPIYLFLFIFLLKFLSYLKANINAKIVYVILFNLIYFASITIFLYFKKQFYFKNNSFDISKFSFSIFLLVLLVIFIIFINIYLRYLFDSENNYINIYFQQALSAAIFISLLFINVGIFKILFGRNRPYDVLIEEENFQWLLQINLSKVRGSSFPSGHTAAAGAMLSLIYFLDNRRVSKIILTTSILSLILITGISRILMLKHFLTDVLFSILLVSIYYFLSKIIVKKIYERKK, via the coding sequence ATGCTTAAAAATAAATATTTAATATTAACTTTATTTCTAGTAATTTTAACTTTTTTTATTCTAAGTTCAATTTTTGATCTTAGAATATCTAAATTAGTAAATGAAAACTTAAATAAAACATGATTCACATCTGTTTTTGATACGTATGGTAGAGTTTGTTTATTCTTTCCAATTTATTTATTTCTATTTATATTTTTATTAAAATTTTTAAGTTACCTAAAAGCAAATATAAATGCAAAAATAGTTTATGTTATTTTATTTAATCTTATTTATTTTGCAAGTATAACTATTTTTCTTTACTTTAAAAAACAATTTTATTTTAAAAACAACTCATTTGATATTTCTAAATTTAGTTTCTCCATATTTCTTTTAGTCTTATTAGTTATTTTTATTATTTTCATAAATATATATTTAAGATATTTATTTGATAGTGAAAATAATTATATTAATATATATTTTCAACAAGCCTTATCAGCAGCAATTTTTATATCATTATTATTTATTAATGTAGGGATTTTTAAAATTCTCTTTGGAAGAAATAGGCCCTATGATGTCTTAATAGAGGAAGAAAATTTTCAATGACTATTACAAATAAATCTTTCAAAAGTAAGAGGAAGTAGTTTTCCTTCTGGTCATACAGCTGCAGCAGGAGCAATGTTAAGTTTAATTTATTTTTTAGATAATAGAAGGGTTTCAAAAATAATTCTTACTACTTCTATATTATCTTTAATATTAATTACAGGTATCTCAAGGATATTAATGTTAAAACACTTTTTAACAGATGTTCTATTTTCTATTTTATTGGTAAGTATTTATTATTTTTTATCAAAAATAATAGTCAAAAAAATTTATGAAAGGAAAAAATAA
- the eno gene encoding phosphopyruvate hydratase, with protein MSKITNIIAREVLDSRGFPTVQVDVTTEFGGFGTAKVPSGASTGSREALELRDGDKKRFNGKGVLKAVANVNTKIAKEIIGMEVTEQVKIDTKMCKLDGDDFKKNLGANAILGVSLAVAKAAASELEIPLYRYIGGTNARRLPVPMLNVINGGEHADSAIDFQEFMIMPVGAPTFSESLRWASETFQALKSLLHDKKDITAVGDEGGFAPNFAWAYPKETIEAFKAKTPVEVALDLLVEAIKKAGYKTGKDGIMIAMDCANSELYINGKYHFKKIEKLTGKEWALTTDEMVSFLDKLVDKYPIISIEDGLAESDWDGFQKQVKVMGHKIQIVGDDLFVTNPKITAEGIEKKAANSVLIKLNQIGTLTETIETIQMAQKAGWTAVTSHRSGETEDSTIADLAVALNTGQIKTGSMSRSDRIAKYNRLIEIEAELGEAAIYDGLKSFYNLTK; from the coding sequence ATGTCAAAAATAACTAATATTATTGCACGTGAAGTTTTAGACTCACGTGGTTTCCCAACAGTTCAAGTTGATGTTACAACTGAATTTGGAGGATTTGGAACAGCAAAAGTTCCTTCAGGAGCTTCAACTGGTTCAAGAGAAGCATTAGAATTAAGAGATGGAGATAAAAAACGCTTTAATGGGAAAGGTGTTTTAAAAGCTGTAGCAAATGTAAATACTAAAATTGCAAAAGAAATAATTGGAATGGAAGTAACAGAGCAAGTAAAAATTGATACAAAAATGTGTAAATTAGATGGTGATGATTTCAAGAAAAATTTAGGAGCAAATGCTATTTTAGGTGTTTCTTTAGCTGTTGCTAAAGCAGCAGCAAGTGAATTGGAAATTCCATTATATAGATATATTGGTGGAACAAATGCAAGAAGATTACCAGTACCGATGTTAAATGTTATTAACGGAGGAGAACATGCGGATTCTGCAATTGATTTCCAAGAATTTATGATTATGCCAGTTGGAGCACCAACATTTAGTGAATCATTAAGATGAGCTTCAGAAACTTTCCAAGCTTTAAAATCTTTATTACATGATAAAAAAGATATTACAGCTGTTGGTGATGAAGGGGGATTTGCACCAAACTTTGCTTGAGCATATCCAAAAGAAACTATTGAAGCATTTAAAGCAAAAACTCCAGTTGAAGTTGCTTTAGATTTATTAGTTGAAGCAATTAAAAAAGCTGGTTATAAAACAGGTAAAGATGGTATTATGATCGCAATGGATTGTGCTAACTCAGAATTATACATTAATGGAAAATATCACTTTAAGAAAATTGAAAAATTAACAGGAAAAGAATGAGCATTAACAACTGATGAAATGGTTTCATTCTTAGATAAATTAGTTGATAAATATCCAATTATCTCAATTGAAGATGGTTTAGCTGAATCAGATTGAGATGGATTCCAAAAACAAGTAAAAGTGATGGGTCACAAAATTCAAATTGTTGGAGATGATTTATTTGTTACAAATCCAAAAATTACTGCTGAAGGAATTGAGAAAAAAGCTGCTAATTCAGTACTAATTAAATTAAACCAAATTGGAACATTAACAGAAACAATTGAAACAATTCAAATGGCTCAAAAAGCAGGATGAACAGCTGTTACTTCACATCGTTCAGGTGAAACTGAAGATTCAACAATTGCTGATTTAGCTGTTGCTTTAAATACAGGTCAAATTAAAACAGGGTCAATGTCAAGATCTGATAGAATTGCAAAATATAATAGATTAATTGAAATTGAAGCTGAATTGGGAGAAGCTGCAATTTACGATGGTTTAAAATCATTCTATAATTTAACAAAATAA
- the typA gene encoding translational GTPase TypA encodes MMNKKIINIAVIAHVDAGKSTLVDAFLNQSNVFRANEEVKEQVMDSNDQERERGITIYSKNCAIEYNDYKINIVDTPGHADFSSEVERIMKTVDTVILLVDSAEGPMPQTRFVLSKALELGLRPILLINKIDKKDQRALEVVDEVLELFMELNANDEQIEFPSLFGTARDGIVQYSMEETSENLVPLFETIIKQVGNYPLELANEPIQLQISSLAYDSFIGRLGVGRLFKGVIKEGQQVAISKNDGSVTKGKISGLFIYEGMKRVAVKEAQAGEIVVISGISDLTIGDTVCEIDKIDALPPIIIEEPTMSMNFLVNTSPFAGRVGKYVTTRNIKERLDKELEVNVGLKVEALTDSSADGFKVLGRGELHLSVLIETMRREGFELGISRPEVVVRIDEKGQKFEPMEKVIIDVPTEFSGTVINKLNLRKGMMVDMDSDGLRDKVTYHIPTRGLIGFKSEFTNDTRGEGVMVKSSVGYEEYKGKIEGRQNGTLVSMANGITLPYALNNLEERGILFVGPQVEVYDGMIVGLHSRDNDLNVNPTTGKKLTNTRASGSDDSVKLTPARKFTLEEALEFIEWDELVEVTPEDIRLRKKWLTENERKQHRNDPH; translated from the coding sequence ATCATGAATAAAAAAATTATTAATATAGCAGTTATTGCTCACGTTGATGCTGGAAAATCTACATTAGTAGATGCTTTTTTAAATCAATCTAACGTTTTTAGAGCAAATGAAGAAGTAAAAGAACAAGTAATGGACAGCAATGACCAAGAAAGAGAACGTGGTATTACAATTTATTCAAAAAATTGTGCTATTGAATATAATGATTACAAAATTAATATTGTTGATACTCCTGGACATGCCGATTTTTCAAGTGAAGTAGAACGTATTATGAAAACTGTAGATACAGTTATTTTGTTAGTTGATTCAGCTGAGGGACCAATGCCTCAAACTAGATTTGTTTTATCAAAAGCCTTAGAGTTAGGGTTAAGACCAATACTATTAATTAATAAAATTGATAAAAAAGATCAAAGAGCATTAGAAGTAGTTGATGAAGTTCTTGAATTATTTATGGAACTAAATGCAAATGATGAACAAATTGAATTTCCATCATTATTTGGTACAGCTCGTGATGGTATTGTTCAATACTCAATGGAAGAAACAAGTGAAAATTTAGTACCTTTGTTTGAAACAATTATTAAACAAGTTGGAAACTACCCATTAGAATTGGCAAATGAACCAATTCAATTACAAATATCATCTTTAGCTTATGACTCATTTATTGGAAGATTAGGAGTGGGAAGATTATTTAAAGGTGTAATCAAGGAAGGTCAACAAGTTGCAATTTCTAAAAATGATGGTTCAGTAACTAAAGGAAAAATATCAGGTTTATTTATCTATGAAGGAATGAAAAGAGTTGCTGTTAAAGAAGCACAAGCTGGTGAAATAGTTGTTATTTCAGGTATTAGTGATTTAACAATTGGAGATACAGTTTGTGAAATTGATAAAATAGATGCTTTACCTCCAATTATTATTGAAGAGCCAACAATGAGTATGAATTTTTTAGTTAATACTTCTCCATTTGCTGGAAGAGTTGGAAAATATGTTACAACAAGAAATATCAAAGAGAGATTAGATAAAGAATTAGAAGTAAACGTTGGTTTAAAAGTTGAGGCTTTAACTGATTCATCAGCAGATGGGTTTAAAGTTTTAGGTAGAGGAGAACTTCACTTGTCTGTTTTAATTGAAACAATGAGAAGAGAAGGATTTGAACTTGGAATATCTAGACCAGAAGTTGTTGTAAGAATTGATGAAAAGGGTCAAAAATTTGAACCTATGGAAAAAGTTATTATTGACGTACCAACAGAATTTTCTGGAACAGTTATTAATAAATTAAACTTAAGAAAAGGTATGATGGTTGACATGGATTCAGATGGTTTAAGAGATAAAGTAACTTACCATATACCAACAAGAGGTTTAATTGGATTTAAATCAGAGTTTACTAATGATACTCGTGGTGAAGGTGTAATGGTAAAATCAAGTGTTGGTTATGAAGAGTATAAAGGAAAAATTGAAGGTAGACAAAATGGTACTCTTGTTTCAATGGCAAATGGTATAACACTTCCTTATGCACTAAATAATCTTGAAGAAAGAGGAATATTATTTGTTGGACCTCAAGTTGAAGTTTATGATGGAATGATTGTAGGTTTACATTCAAGAGATAACGACTTAAATGTTAATCCAACGACTGGTAAAAAATTAACAAATACAAGAGCATCAGGAAGTGATGATTCAGTTAAATTAACTCCTGCAAGAAAATTCACTTTAGAAGAAGCATTAGAATTTATTGAATGAGATGAACTTGTTGAAGTGACACCAGAAGATATTAGATTAAGAAAAAAATGACTTACAGAGAATGAAAGAAAACAACATAGAAATGATCCACACTAA
- a CDS encoding DnaJ domain-containing protein, with protein MGWKREFKKMQKETKKTSNFFDNSEDISSLIIWDRAMKPANHWNIDNLVIDISKYNDLIQEIIKNQNSPENKDKYSWNLGSISIVEKFYSYPMASYFKETYNSISNRLGSYEAALIVNSISKFSFYITKKFWKLFNYTFANKNINDTPLIRVFEVMQRTSLEALDGIIEKAFLLIDKRKLDPYRHHLLIEEIIDLGDDFTYHWSRMYDQVIDLTVETFIFQSKYGKAKSTNNSTIQANFFSVDEDEEFDTFFEKTKTLVFNDEVNDAFNYFGISKMAKPDEFKKIYRKMAKQFHPDLNSDQNSAMEMKKINLFKEIVEKYYEKYEII; from the coding sequence ATGGGATGAAAACGAGAATTTAAAAAAATGCAAAAAGAGACTAAAAAAACATCAAATTTTTTTGATAACTCTGAAGATATTTCAAGTTTGATTATTTGAGATAGAGCAATGAAGCCTGCTAATCACTGAAATATAGATAATTTAGTTATTGATATTTCAAAGTATAATGATTTAATTCAAGAAATAATAAAAAATCAAAACTCACCTGAAAACAAGGATAAGTACTCTTGAAATTTAGGTTCAATATCAATAGTTGAGAAGTTTTATTCTTATCCTATGGCAAGTTATTTCAAAGAAACATATAATAGTATTTCTAATCGTTTAGGTAGTTATGAAGCTGCATTAATTGTTAATAGTATTTCTAAATTTAGTTTTTACATTACTAAAAAGTTTTGAAAACTATTTAATTATACTTTTGCAAATAAAAATATAAATGATACTCCATTAATAAGGGTTTTTGAAGTAATGCAAAGAACTTCTTTAGAAGCATTGGACGGAATTATTGAGAAGGCTTTTTTATTAATTGATAAAAGAAAATTAGATCCATATAGGCACCATCTTTTAATTGAAGAAATTATTGATTTGGGTGACGATTTCACTTATCACTGATCTAGAATGTATGATCAAGTTATTGATTTAACAGTTGAAACATTTATTTTTCAAAGTAAATACGGTAAAGCAAAGTCAACTAATAACTCAACTATACAAGCAAATTTTTTCTCAGTAGATGAAGATGAGGAATTTGATACTTTCTTTGAAAAAACAAAAACTCTTGTATTTAATGATGAAGTAAATGATGCATTTAATTACTTTGGTATATCAAAAATGGCAAAGCCTGATGAGTTTAAAAAAATTTATAGAAAAATGGCAAAGCAATTTCATCCAGACTTAAACTCAGATCAAAATTCTGCAATGGAAATGAAAAAAATTAATTTATTTAAAGAAATTGTTGAGAAGTATTATGAAAAGTATGAAATTATTTAA
- a CDS encoding M48 family metallopeptidase, which translates to MQKERKRVKLNKSLSYKGQQIDYCLTLKDQKFIRLKLEETSINVSAPFHAYDWEIEQLIYKNIQRIQKIIEYREKNQFYMISENGFFKINDKKYVARFLDKVDKKEKLDFKIYETKEETIKRMYKKIAINYFFYFETIVNKYKQIMNLDFKNLSVKVMKGKWGVCFPEKSKIVLNTRLIHFPVIALEYVVIHELSHLVHKNHSKDFWRYVERYMPNYKNISEILKVKV; encoded by the coding sequence ATGCAAAAAGAAAGAAAAAGGGTAAAACTGAATAAGAGTTTAAGCTATAAAGGTCAACAAATTGATTATTGTTTAACTTTAAAAGACCAAAAATTTATTAGATTAAAGTTAGAAGAAACTAGTATCAATGTTTCTGCACCATTTCATGCATATGATTGAGAAATTGAACAATTAATTTATAAAAATATTCAAAGGATTCAAAAAATAATTGAATATAGAGAAAAAAACCAGTTTTATATGATCTCAGAAAATGGCTTTTTCAAGATTAATGATAAGAAATATGTTGCAAGATTTTTGGATAAAGTTGATAAAAAGGAAAAGCTAGATTTCAAAATTTATGAAACTAAAGAAGAAACAATAAAAAGAATGTATAAAAAAATAGCAATTAATTATTTTTTCTATTTTGAAACTATTGTTAATAAATATAAGCAAATAATGAATTTAGACTTCAAAAATCTTTCAGTAAAAGTTATGAAAGGTAAGTGGGGTGTTTGTTTCCCTGAAAAATCAAAAATAGTTTTAAATACAAGATTAATTCATTTTCCTGTTATTGCATTAGAGTACGTTGTCATTCATGAATTAAGTCATTTGGTTCATAAAAATCACTCAAAGGACTTTTGAAGATATGTTGAAAGATATATGCCAAATTATAAAAACATAAGTGAAATACTAAAAGTGAAAGTATAA
- a CDS encoding GNAT family N-acetyltransferase translates to MNFLIEYSTQNDIFNQACQIRKKVFCDEQKYPEADEYDEYDSQSFHVIGFENDKVVCCARILKKANQWYIGRIAVLKEFRGKGIGNKIINFLEKFIKNNLNAQEIFLNAQESALNLYKKNGFEVISDKFLDGEIWHYKMKKVLDCSS, encoded by the coding sequence ATGAATTTTTTAATTGAATACTCAACACAAAATGATATTTTCAATCAAGCATGTCAAATTAGAAAAAAAGTATTTTGTGACGAACAAAAATACCCAGAGGCTGATGAGTATGATGAGTATGATTCACAAAGTTTTCATGTTATTGGTTTTGAAAATGATAAAGTTGTTTGTTGCGCAAGAATTCTAAAGAAAGCTAACCAATGATATATTGGAAGAATTGCGGTTTTAAAAGAGTTTAGGGGTAAAGGAATTGGAAATAAAATTATTAATTTCTTAGAAAAATTTATAAAAAATAATTTAAATGCTCAAGAGATTTTCTTAAATGCTCAAGAATCTGCTTTAAATTTATATAAAAAAAATGGTTTTGAAGTTATTTCAGACAAATTTTTAGATGGTGAAATATGACACTACAAAATGAAAAAGGTTTTAGATTGCTCTAGTTAA
- the lepA gene encoding translation elongation factor 4: MDKSKIRNFSIIAHIDHGKSTLADRLLELTGTVQKRDMQAQLLDSMDIERERGITIKLNSVQLKYKAKDGEEYIFHLIDTPGHVDFTYEVSRSLAACEGALLVVDASQGIEAQTLANVYLALDNDLEIVPIINKVDLPAADPERVKEEIEKVIGIDCSNAPMISAKTGLNVEDVLEAIVKFIPAPLDPDDNKPLKALIFDSYYDKYRGVMVSVRIMEGTIKVGQTIKMMQSKATYEVTELGVKTPYEVKKDKLEAGEVGWIAAAIKTVRDVQVGDTITTKENGAKVALDGYKKLNPMVYCGIYPVDTARYKDLKEALEKISLSDASLVYEPESSQSLGFGFRCGFLGLLHMDVIQERLEREYDLILIATAPSVIYKVTQTNDETIQIDNPAFLPDPQKIKFIEEPFVKVTIMTPDQYLGDLMSLCQDRRGNYIDIEYIDDMRRTLVYDMPLNEIVFDFFNKLKSMSKGYASFDYELIGYKQSKLVKMDILLNGDIVDALSTIVHRDFAQTRGRILTEKLKEIIPRQNFEVPIQAAIGGKIIARETIKAMRKNVLAKCYGGDISRKKKLLEKQKEGKKRMKAIGSVEVPQEAFIAVLKLDD, encoded by the coding sequence ATGGATAAATCGAAAATTAGAAATTTTAGTATAATCGCTCATATTGATCATGGAAAATCAACTTTAGCGGATAGATTACTTGAATTAACTGGAACTGTTCAAAAAAGAGATATGCAAGCACAACTTTTAGATTCAATGGATATTGAAAGAGAACGTGGAATTACAATAAAACTTAATTCTGTTCAATTAAAGTATAAAGCTAAAGATGGTGAAGAATATATTTTTCATTTAATTGATACACCAGGTCATGTTGATTTTACGTATGAAGTTTCTAGAAGTTTGGCTGCTTGTGAAGGAGCATTGCTAGTTGTTGATGCCAGTCAGGGTATTGAAGCACAAACATTAGCTAATGTTTATTTGGCATTAGACAATGATTTAGAAATAGTACCAATAATTAATAAAGTGGATTTACCTGCAGCAGATCCAGAGAGAGTAAAAGAAGAAATTGAAAAAGTGATTGGAATAGATTGTTCAAATGCTCCAATGATAAGTGCAAAAACTGGTTTAAATGTTGAAGATGTTTTGGAGGCAATTGTAAAGTTTATTCCTGCACCTTTAGACCCTGATGATAATAAGCCATTAAAAGCATTAATTTTTGACTCTTATTATGATAAATATAGAGGGGTAATGGTCTCTGTAAGAATTATGGAGGGAACAATAAAAGTTGGTCAAACAATTAAAATGATGCAATCAAAAGCGACATATGAAGTTACAGAATTGGGAGTTAAAACACCTTATGAAGTAAAGAAAGACAAACTTGAAGCTGGAGAAGTTGGTTGAATTGCTGCAGCAATTAAAACAGTAAGAGATGTGCAAGTTGGAGATACAATAACAACAAAAGAAAATGGCGCAAAAGTTGCCCTTGATGGATATAAAAAATTAAATCCTATGGTTTATTGTGGAATTTATCCTGTTGATACAGCAAGATATAAAGATCTAAAAGAGGCATTAGAAAAAATCTCTTTAAGTGATGCAAGTTTGGTTTATGAACCTGAAAGTTCTCAATCTTTGGGATTTGGCTTTAGATGTGGTTTTTTAGGTTTATTACATATGGATGTTATTCAAGAAAGACTTGAAAGAGAATATGATTTAATATTAATTGCTACTGCTCCATCTGTTATTTATAAAGTTACTCAAACAAATGATGAAACAATTCAAATTGATAATCCGGCTTTTTTACCAGATCCTCAAAAAATAAAATTTATTGAAGAACCTTTTGTTAAAGTGACAATTATGACCCCAGATCAATATTTAGGAGATTTAATGAGTCTATGTCAAGATAGAAGAGGAAATTATATTGATATAGAATACATTGATGATATGAGAAGAACTTTAGTTTATGATATGCCATTAAACGAGATTGTTTTTGATTTTTTCAATAAATTAAAATCAATGTCAAAGGGTTATGCATCTTTTGATTATGAATTAATAGGTTATAAGCAATCAAAATTAGTAAAAATGGATATTTTATTAAATGGAGATATTGTTGATGCTTTATCAACAATAGTTCATAGGGATTTTGCTCAAACAAGAGGAAGAATTTTAACTGAAAAGTTAAAAGAAATAATCCCAAGACAAAATTTTGAAGTTCCAATTCAAGCTGCTATTGGTGGAAAAATAATAGCTCGTGAAACTATTAAGGCAATGAGAAAAAATGTTTTAGCCAAATGCTATGGTGGAGATATTTCACGTAAGAAAAAATTATTGGAAAAACAAAAAGAAGGTAAAAAAAGAATGAAGGCGATAGGTTCTGTAGAAGTACCACAGGAAGCTTTCATAGCTGTTCTTAAATTAGATGATTAG
- a CDS encoding DUF402 domain-containing protein, translated as MKSKTGDLVFVHAYKHNGKIYRSWEKVSIFEETENHIILINEEVLITEINGRKWKTNEPAIWFFFKKEWYNIICMFKERGINYYCNLASPYIFEERTVKYIDYDLDFKVFNDYSYKILDLKEFNRNRISWNYSRDIIEKVWKSVDEIKEMIKTRQKPFIHDYVNEIWKKYLEIKTKK; from the coding sequence ATGAAATCAAAAACTGGAGATTTAGTTTTTGTTCATGCGTATAAACACAATGGCAAAATATATAGATCATGAGAAAAAGTTAGTATTTTTGAAGAAACAGAAAATCATATAATATTAATTAATGAGGAAGTACTAATTACTGAAATTAATGGTAGAAAATGAAAAACAAATGAACCAGCTATATGATTCTTTTTTAAGAAGGAATGATATAACATAATATGTATGTTTAAGGAACGTGGAATTAATTACTATTGTAATTTAGCATCACCTTATATTTTTGAAGAACGTACAGTAAAATATATAGATTATGATTTAGATTTTAAAGTTTTTAATGACTATAGTTATAAAATATTGGATTTAAAAGAATTTAATAGAAATAGAATTAGTTGGAATTATTCAAGAGATATTATAGAAAAAGTATGAAAAAGTGTTGATGAAATTAAAGAAATGATAAAAACTAGACAAAAACCTTTTATTCATGACTATGTAAATGAAATATGAAAAAAATACTTGGAAATAAAAACTAAAAAATAA
- the proS gene encoding proline--tRNA ligase, translated as MANKMEKITSRDVDFSKWYTDVVKNAGLMEYGPVKGTMIFKPHGYAIWELIQKIVDIEFKKISIQNVYFPLLIPEKLFLAEKEHVEGFAPELATVTKVGDKNLGENLFIRPTSEVLVADFLSREINSYRDLPVKYNQWANVMRWEKTTRPFLRSSEFLWQEGHTFHSSKVEAKEMTLDILEIYKKLANDILLLPVISGRKTEKEKFAGAKETYTIESLMYDGQSLQSGTSHYFADNFAKAFNIKFQNKNQKEEYAYSSSWGISTRLIGAIIMTHSDDFGLVLPSKVAPIQISIIAINDSKEVLDISNNLQKNLNLNYRVELDKSDKSFGFKISEAEIKGVPIRVEVGPRDLKDGVVTISRRDLRNKVQVKLEDVENYINNEILEHDKNLYQKALKNRLDKTFKADSVKQYLSIIEKTPGFVLVPFCGEIECENDVKQKTSTNSRCIPDGIDQIKSKCFNCNKESNLMVYFARAY; from the coding sequence ATGGCAAATAAAATGGAAAAAATAACTTCTAGAGATGTGGATTTTAGTAAGTGATATACAGACGTTGTTAAAAATGCTGGACTTATGGAATATGGGCCTGTAAAAGGAACAATGATTTTTAAACCACATGGTTATGCTATTTGAGAACTAATTCAAAAAATTGTAGATATTGAATTTAAAAAAATATCAATTCAGAATGTTTATTTTCCACTTTTAATACCAGAGAAACTTTTTCTTGCTGAAAAAGAACATGTAGAGGGATTTGCTCCAGAACTTGCAACTGTTACTAAAGTTGGAGATAAAAATTTAGGAGAAAACTTATTCATTCGACCAACAAGCGAAGTTCTAGTAGCTGATTTTTTATCTAGGGAAATAAATTCATACAGAGATTTACCAGTTAAATATAATCAATGAGCAAATGTTATGAGATGAGAAAAAACAACAAGACCATTTTTAAGAAGTAGTGAGTTTTTATGACAAGAGGGTCATACTTTTCATTCATCAAAAGTTGAAGCTAAGGAAATGACTTTGGATATTTTAGAAATTTATAAAAAATTGGCAAATGATATTCTTTTGTTACCCGTAATTTCTGGCAGAAAAACTGAAAAAGAGAAATTTGCTGGAGCTAAAGAAACTTATACAATTGAATCATTAATGTATGATGGACAATCATTGCAGTCTGGAACAAGTCACTATTTTGCAGATAACTTTGCAAAAGCATTTAATATTAAGTTTCAAAACAAAAATCAAAAGGAAGAATATGCATATTCTTCAAGTTGGGGAATATCTACAAGGTTAATTGGTGCAATTATTATGACTCATTCAGATGATTTTGGACTTGTTTTACCAAGCAAAGTGGCACCAATTCAAATATCAATTATTGCAATTAATGATTCTAAGGAAGTACTGGATATTTCAAATAATTTACAAAAGAACTTAAATTTAAATTATCGTGTTGAACTAGATAAAAGTGACAAGTCTTTTGGTTTTAAAATCTCTGAAGCTGAAATCAAAGGAGTTCCAATTAGAGTAGAAGTTGGGCCAAGAGACTTAAAAGATGGAGTTGTTACTATCTCTAGAAGAGACTTAAGAAATAAAGTACAAGTAAAATTAGAGGATGTTGAAAATTATATAAATAATGAAATTTTAGAGCACGATAAAAATCTTTATCAAAAAGCTTTAAAAAATAGACTTGATAAAACTTTTAAAGCAGATAGTGTAAAGCAATATTTATCAATTATTGAAAAAACACCAGGATTTGTATTGGTACCTTTTTGTGGAGAAATTGAATGTGAAAATGATGTAAAACAAAAAACTTCAACAAACTCAAGATGTATTCCTGATGGCATAGATCAAATCAAATCAAAATGTTTTAATTGTAATAAAGAATCAAATTTAATGGTATATTTTGCAAGAGCATATTAA
- a CDS encoding acetyltransferase, with translation MKKNDKNKELSENKPKKGFFKKLFKGKEQQKKVLNIIKTKNINNLYFYTDVNNILLILERGIRLLKDQNLKKNEEYIVWTYLENENSIGLEFDSSTRAHFWKWASESKVDIEKISVIGINPHNLAKLTKNDWAFDEAKNIVYIYETVPLEAIEFILIKDKANLKRIQTYVEANDIDIDVFFGETGNIDKKKERK, from the coding sequence ATGAAAAAAAATGATAAAAATAAGGAATTAAGTGAAAATAAACCTAAAAAGGGTTTTTTCAAAAAATTATTTAAAGGTAAAGAACAACAAAAAAAAGTCTTAAATATTATTAAGACTAAAAATATTAATAACTTATATTTTTATACTGATGTAAATAATATATTACTAATTTTAGAGCGCGGTATTAGACTTTTAAAAGATCAAAATCTTAAAAAAAATGAAGAGTATATTGTCTGAACTTATCTAGAAAATGAAAACTCAATTGGATTAGAATTTGATTCATCAACAAGAGCTCATTTTTGAAAATGAGCAAGTGAGTCAAAAGTAGATATTGAAAAAATTAGTGTTATTGGAATTAACCCTCATAATTTAGCTAAATTAACTAAAAATGATTGAGCATTTGATGAGGCAAAAAATATTGTTTATATATATGAAACAGTACCTTTAGAGGCAATTGAATTTATATTAATTAAAGATAAGGCAAATTTGAAAAGAATTCAAACATATGTAGAAGCAAATGATATTGATATTGATGTTTTCTTTGGAGAAACTGGAAATATTGATAAAAAGAAAGAGAGAAAGTAA